The following DNA comes from Rhodanobacter sp. AS-Z3.
TGCGTTGCTTGACAGCATGCCGGCCGAAGACCGCCAGCGCCTGCACCAGGCGGTGGCGCAGGTTTATCATCCTGATCCCGGGGCGCGCCGGATCAAGTTGAAGGCGGCCGAGAAGGCACGACATGCCAACAAGGTGCAGGCTGAGGATGCCGTGCTCAACCAGACCGGGATTCGCGCGCTCCGCCGCAGCCCGGTGTTCACCACCCCCAACCTGTTCGCGCCGAAGGACTTCCTGCCCCACGACATCGCGCCCGACGCGGACAGTGCACAGCCACGCGAATCCGTCGAGCCGAAACACTGCTACGTGTGCAAGAAGAAATACTCCACCCTGCATTTTTTCTACGACCAGATGTGCCCGGACTGCGCGGCCTTCAATTACGCCAAGCGCAGCGAACTGGCTGACCTGAGCGGACGCGTTGCCCTGCTTACCGGCGGTCGCGTGAAAATCGGCTACCAGGCAGGCCTGAAGCTGCTGCGTGCTGGCGCGGAGCTGATCGTTACCACGCGTTTCCCGCGCGACTCCGCGTCGCGTTACGCGGCTGAGCCGGATTTTTCCGAATGGGGTCACCGGCTGCAGGTGTATGGCCTGGATTTGCGGCACACGCCCAGTGTGGAAGCGTTTTGCCAGGAATTGGTGGCGACCCGTCCGCGGCTGGACTTCATCATCAACAACGCCTGCCAGACCGTGCGCCGACCGCCGGACTTCTACGCGCACATGATGGAAGGCGAGACGGCCGCGCTGCATGACATGCCCGAGCAGGTGCGTCAGCTGGTCGGCCACTACGAAGGTTTGCGAGGTTCGAACATCCTGCCGCAGGATGGCGCGTCCGTCGGGCCGCTCGCCGAGCGCGATACGGCGGTTCCCGGTTTGACCCGCGCCGCCGAACTGTCGCAATTGCCGTTGCTGCCGGAAGAACTGCTGGCACAGAGCCATCTGTTCCCGGAAGGGCGGCTGGACCAGGACCTGCAGCAAATCGACCTGCGCCAGCGTAATTCCTGGCGCATGCTGATGGCCGAAGTGCCTTCGGTGGAATTGCTGGAAGTGCAACTGGTCAATGCGATCGCGCCGTTCATCATCAACGCGCGGTTGAAACCGCTGATGCTGCGCACCGGTGAACGCGACAAGCACATCGTCAACGTATCCGCGATGGAAGGCCAGTTCTACCGCAACTTCAAGACCACCCGCCACCCGCATACGAACATGGCCAAGGCGGCGTTGAACATGATGACGCGCACGGCCGCCACCGATTACCACAACGACGGCATCCACATGAACAGCGTGGATACCGGTTGGGTGACCGACGAAGATCCGGCCGAGCTGGCGGCGAAAAAGGTGCTGGAAGAGCGCTTCCACCCGCCGCTGGATATCGTCGACGGCGCCGCGCGCATCGTCGATCCGATCATCCACGGCATCAACACCGGCGAGCATGTGTGGGGCCAGTTCCTGAAGGACTACCGTCCTACCGACTGGTAATACACACGTGATCACGACCGACCTGTTTGCTGATGCCGCGCTCCCGCTCAAGCCTCGCGACGAGCGTTTGTGCGAGGGCGCTGTGGTGCTGCGCGCGTTTGCGTTGGAACATGACGCTGCGCTGCTGCAGGCGATCCATGACATCACCGCACAGGCGCCGTTTCGCCACCTGCTCACGCCGGGTGGTTTGCGCATGTCGGTGGCGATGACCAATGCCGGAGCGTTGGGCTGGGTCAGTGATCGCCGTGGCTATCGCTATGCGCGGCGAGACCCGCAGAGTGGTGAACCATGGCCTTCGATGCCGGCGGTTTTTTTGCAACTGGCGACTGCGGCGGCCGCCCGCGCCGGCTTTGCCGATTTCATGCCCGACGCCTGCCTGGTCAATCGTTATGAAGTGGGTACGCGGCTAAGCCTGCATCAGGATCGCGACGAGCATGACTACGCGCATCCGATTGTTTCTGTTTCACTGGGTGTCCCTGCGGTATTCCTGTTCGGCGGATTGCAACGCACCGATCTCACCCAGCACGTGCCGCTGGCGCATGGTGATGTTGTGGTCTGGGGTGGCCCGGCACGACAGCATTACCACGGCGTGGCGCCGATCAAGCTCGCGCATCATCCCCTGCTGGGTGACATCCGTATCAACCTCACGTTTCGTCGTGCAGGCTAAGGTGGCGCGCTCAGCGTGACGAACTCCGATGCGGGCACCGGTCGGGAGATGAAATAGCCTTGCGCGAAGTCGCAGCCGATGGCGGTCAGGCAATCCAGCGCCGCCTGGTCTTCCACGCCTTCAGCGGTGACTCGATAGCCAAGGCGATGACTCATTTCCACCATGCCTTCGACAATGATCCGGTCGCCGGGTTCGGTGGCCAGATTCCGCACAAACAGTTGATCGATCTTCAGTTCGCTGACTGGCAGGTGGCGCAAGTAGGCGAAACTGGATTGGCCCACACCGAAATCGTCGATGGCAATGCCAATGCCCTGGTCGGCGAGCTGGCGCAGAATCCGCACTGCCGTATCCGGTTCGCCCATTACCGCACGCTCGGTGACTTCAACCGTCAGTAGCGAAGACGGCACCTGATGGATCTCCAGCAAGCGGCGGATGCCGGCCACCAGTGAGGCATCGTCCAGGTCACGCGCGGACAGATTCACGGCCACATGAAATTGGCGACCACGAGCGAGCCACTCTTGCACTTGCTGGAGTGCCTGATTCAGCACCCACTGACTCAGCCGCTGGATATTGCCGGTGTCTTCGGCCATGCCGATGAACAGCTCCGGAGAAACTCGCCCACGCTGGGGGTGGTTCCAGCGCAGCAGCGCCTCGGCGGAGTCGATGCGCCGACTGGCGAGCGAAAATTTCGGCTGGTAGTGCAGCGAGAGTCCGTCGCCATCCAGCGCCTCCCGCAGGTCGCCCATCAGTGACAGTCGCTCCGGGCGATGAGGATCGATCGCCTCGTCATACCAATGGATCGCGTTGGTCGAACCGCTGGCTGCAAACTGTGCGACCTCGGCCTGACGCAGCAGCACCCCCGCCGGCACCGGTACTTCTGTTGCCAACGCAATACCGATCGCCGGCATTTGATCAATGCTGATGTCAGCTTCCACATAGGGTTTGTTGAGCACCTCAAGCACCCGCAGCGCTGCCGTCATCGCCATGGTTTTGTCGGCCATCGGCAGCCACAGCGCGAATTGCGAATCGCCGGTGCGCGCAAGGAAAGCCTCGTCGGCAACTCCGCTGATACGCACTCCGGCATCGCGCAGCAGGCGATCGCATAGCGCATGCCCCATGGTCTTGATGATGTCGGGCGCTCGAGTCAGCCCGATCATCAACAACGCACCTGCCGGAGCGCCTTCTGCATCATGGTGCTGATTGATGGCGATCTCGGCGGCCGTGCGGTTGGGAAGGTGGGTCACGCTGTCGTGCATGGCCTGGTGGCGAATATGCTGCTCACGCTGGCGCACGGCTTCGGTCATGCTGTTGAATGCCTGCGCAAGTTGACCGATCTCGTCATTGCGCGGAATGTTTGCCGGGCGTTCGTAATCACCACCGGCAATGCGTCGCGCCGATGCAGCGAGCGCTTCAACCGGACGCGACACGCTGCGTGCGGCGAACCATGCCCCAACCAGGCCGACTGCAAGGCCGAGCCCTAGCAGGCTGGCCCAGGCAATCGCGATGCTGCGGAACGGGCGCAAGGCGTCATCCAGCGAGTAACCCAGCACGGCCACCACCGGTGTACTGTGCCGAGGCTGTTTCAGTTTCTGCGCGAGCACCATGACTTCGCGGTCGCCCACGCGAATCAACACCGGTTTCGATGGCAAGCCGTGACCGGCTTCGTCAAGGCTGTTGACCATGCCGATATCACCGCTGGCGGTGGCGATCAGGGACCATTTTCCCGGCGACAGTTCGGCGCCCAGTTCGATGCTGCGTGGCAGTGCGGACAGCTTCTGCAAGTGACCCAGCAACGCATCATTCAGCGGCACGTTCACCACCACCAGGCCCACCGGTTGCGGCGCGTAGATGGGAACGACCACCATCCAGGATGCCTTGCCATCCAGCGCGACCACGGCGGCCGTGCGCTGCACATAGGCTTGCGCGATCAGATCCGGAAACGGGAACCGTTGCATGGGATGACCGGCAGGATTGGTGTCGACCTCAATGCTTCCATCAAGATCGATCAACAGCATGCGTGAGGCACCCACCCGGCGACCATGGTTGCGCAGCACCGACATCACCGTGCCCTGATCACGTTCGGCGATGGCCGAGCGTAGTGCATAGTCCAGCGACAGCACCTCGACATTGCCCGCAACCCGCGCCGAGATGTCATCCATCTGGGCCACCAGGGCCGCGGCGTTGGCGCTCAACTGCCGCTCGCCTTCGGTGATCATGGCCTTCCGCGTCACTTCGTATACCAGGCTGGCAGTCAATAACTGCACCAGCACCAGGGTCGCTACAAAGAACAGCGCCAGCCGCAGACGAAATCCGATGAAGGGCATGGCCGTGATCAGTAATCCGCGCGTGCGTGCGTCATCGGTCCACGTGGGTCGGCCACCAGCGTCAAGGTAAACTTCAGGTGCGGCGCGTCAGCCGCACTGCCCAGCGAAACCTGTTGTTCCGGCTGTGGCGCTCCCGGCGGCAATTGCGGATGCCACAGACGCACCGTGTAGCGCCCTGGCGCAAGCCCGTCGAAGGTGGCATCACCTGCCCGATCGGACATTCCGATCGCTGGCGCGTTAGAGACGAACAGATAAGTGATCATGTCGTCGTGGATATTGCAGCCCACGGCTACAATGCCGGTCTTGTCCAACACCAGCGTTGGTGAACTTTGGCCCGGACGCAGGACGAACTCGAATTGCCGGATCGGCGAGAAGGAATAAACCTGGTGGCGGGTGGTGTCACTGTTGCGGAAGATGACCTTGTCGCCAGGTCGCAGGATCTGCACGTACGGGATGAAAGCTTCATTCTTCTGGTCGACGTAGTAGGTCTTCGGTGCCTGCGCCGGTGTCTGACTTGCCACGGCGGATTCCGGAATCAAAGTGATCACCGCATCACCAACCGCTCGCCCTTGTGGATCAGCCACATGCACCGTCACCGTCGCCGCAGCCAGCGGAGTTGCCATCAACGCCAGCAAGCAGGCCAGGCCAGTCAATCGAAATATGGACATCGGGCAACGCCTTGACGGAACACCCAACTAGCCTACCCCAGTTCCGGGCATGGACGAGCATGCGCTGCTACTGCTGCGGATCGATGCATGAGTCTGCTCAGTCGTTTTGCTAGTCTGGTGTCCTCGGCAACGGCAGGACTGACATGCAATCCACCCAGGGTATTCATACCATCGACACCGGTTTCGTCAGGCCGGGATTCGATGCAGCGTATCTCGTCGTTGAAAACGGCCGCGGTGCTTTCATCGATTGCGGTACCAACCATTCGGTTCCACGCATGCTGGCTGCGCTCGATGCGGCGGGACTCGCCGTCGCCGAAGTCGACTGGCTGATTCTCACGCACGTCCACCTGGATCATGCGGGGGGTGCCGGTGAGTTGATGGCGCGGCTGCCGCAGGCACAACTGGTAGTGCACCCGCGTGGTGCGCGCCACATGATTGACCCATCGAAGCTATGGGCGGGCGCGAGCGCCGTTTATGGCGAGGCGGTAATGGAACGGGAATACGGACGACTGCGCCCGGTGCCGGCCGAGCGCGTGGTGGAAGCCGGCGATGGGCATGTGGTGGATCTGGCGGGCCGCCTGCTGCGATGCATCGACACTCCCGGGCACGCCAGGCACCACATCGCGATCCACGATGCGCACGCACAGGTGATTTTTACCGGTGATGTCTTCGGCCTGTCCTATCGCGAGTTCGATACCGCGAAGGGGCCGTTCATCCTGCCCACCACATCACCGGTACAGTTTGATCCGGACGAGCTGCATGCATCAATCCATCGTTTGCTTGCCTTGCAACCGGTGGCGATGTATCCGACGCACTTTGGACGCATCGAAGACCTCCAGCGTCTGGCCGCCGACCTGCATGAGCAGATTGATGCGATGGTGGGACTGGCGCAGGAAGCGGGTGTCCACGCGGACCGGCATGCACAGTTGGTCGACAGCCTGACCAATCTTTATGCCACTCGCGCGCTGGCACATGGCTGGACGAAAGGGCGTGCTGCGCTGGAGCAGTTGCTGCACATGGACATCGAACTCAATGCCCAGGGTCTGGAAGTCTGGCTGGATCGCTGAGCATCCGGCGGCTTCAGTGACTAGTGCGGTTGCGCGGCCGGTTCACGCGAGTCGGGTGCCGTTGGGAACGGGGCGTTCGACCGAGGTAATCACGACGCCCTCATCGGTGATGAACCCGGTGAGCAGGAATTGTGACTGGAACGGCCCGATCTGCTTGTCCGGAAAGTTGAGCACGCCGACGATCTGCCGGCCGATCAGGTCTTCCGCGCGATACAGCGCGGCAATCTGTGCACTGGTTTTTTTCTCACCATAGGCACCGAAATCCGCCCAGACTTTCCATGCTGGCTTGCGTGCCTCCGGAAACGGTTCCACCCGCGTCACGGTGCCGGCGACCAGCACGACCTTTTCGAAATCGGCCCAGCTTATTTCGGAATTGTGCACTTCACTCATCCTTCCAACCTTGTCTTCAAGCCATCACGACCCTGTTGCCACCAGTAGCTGGCCTGGGCGGCCAGATAACCGAACGGCCGGTGGGTGCGCTCGAGACCGTAACCCGCAAATTGCAACCAGCGGTTGTCGCCTTCAGCGATGGCGGACGCCACCAGCTCACCTGCAGCGCAGGTGGGAGCGAGCCCGTGACCACCGAAACCCTGTGCCCACCACAGGCCGTTGCCGTCGCCACCAATTTGCGGCATCTGGTGGCGCGCATAACTCATCAGGCCTGACCATGCATGGTCGATCTGCACCCCGCGAAGTTGTGGAAACACCCGCAGCATGTCCTTCGTCAGCAAGCGCTGCACCGCGCGCGCTGAACGGTTGAGGATGGAGATCCGGCCGCCCCACAGCAAGCGGGTGTCCGGCAATGCACGGTAGTAATCGAAGGCGAAGCGGCTGTCGTAGATGGCTGCTCGTGTATGCAAACATTCATCCAGGCGTTCGCCCAGCGGTTCGGTGACCATCACATACGTGGCAATCGGCAAGATCGCGCGATCAACCGGCTTGCGCAGGCCGGCAAGGTAGCCACCGCAGGCCAGCACCACATGGTCGACCAGCAGTTCGCCCTGCGCGGTGCGTACCCGCCACTGCATGCCTTCGCGGGCGAGGCTGCACGCGCCGCTGTTTTCATGCACGCGTACACCGTGCGCTGCCGCCGCACCGGCCAGGCCGATCGCATAATTCAGTGGATGCAGGTGCAGCGCATCGCGTTCGTACAACCCGTCGTGGTATTGCTCGCTGTGTATCTGCGCGCGCAATTCGGCTTCCGGTATCCATTGCCAGTTCGCGCCGTATTGCTCGGCAAGCAGTTGTTGCCGCTGGCGCAACAGGTCGGGATCGCGAAACCAGTTCGCCCAGATCACGCCCTCGTCCACCATGTCGCAGGCAATGGCATGATCGCTAACGCGTTGACGAATCTTGCTGACAGCGCCGGTGGTGAGCGCGAACAATGCGCGTGCACGCTCAGCGCCGAGCTGATCAAGCAGCGCCTGCTCACCCAGCGAGTAGCCGGCGAAGACGAAGCCTCCGTTGCGTCCAGACGCACCGAAGCCGATCTGTTCACGCTCCAGCAGCACCACATCACTGACGCCGCGTTCAGCCAGCCCCAGCGCGGTATTCAACCCGGCGAAGCCGCCGCCGATGACTGCCACTTGAGCCGTGGCGCTGCCCTGGAACGTGTCGTGCGCCGGATAAGGCGTCGCCGTGGCCTGGTAATACGACGTGGGCGACGGCGTTTTCATGCTGGGATGGCGGCTACCCATGGTGTTGACTTTGCACGCATGGGCAAGGCCTGCGTGATTCAGAGCTGGTCGAGAAAAGCGCGTACTGTCGGTGCCAGTTTCGGATCCTGCATCGCCATGTGCATGGTCGCGCGCACCAGTCCGGCCTTGTTGCCGCAATCGAAGCGAATACCTTCGAAGCGATGGGCCAGCACCTTGCCCTGCTCTTTCAGCAGCGCGTCGATCGCGTCAGTTAGCTGAATCTCACCGCCCGCACCGGGCGTGGTCTGTTCGAGCAGTTGAAAAATACGCCCGGGCAGCACGTAGCGACCCACCACCGCCAGATTCGACGGAGCATCAGCCGGCTTGGGCTTCTCCACCATGCTGTGGATCAGCGCGCTGCGTGCGTCAATGGGCGTGGCATCGACGATGCCGTATTTGTCGGTGTCGTTGTGCGGCACTTCTTCTACGGCAATCACCCCAGCCTGCTGCTCATCGGCCAGTTCGGCCATCTGTCGCAGAGCGCCCTTGCCGGAACCGTTCCAGATCAGGTCATCGGGCAATACCACACCGAATGGCTCGTCACCTACGACGGGCTTGGCGCAAAGCACGGCATGTCCAAGGCCCAGGGCTTCAGGCTGGGTCACGAAAATCGCACGGACATGCCGTGGAAGCGTGCCTTGCACCAGTGCCAGCAACTCGGCCTTGCCCTTTTCCTGCAGTTTCGACTCCAGCTCATAGGCCTTGTCGAAATAGTCGGCAATCGCATGCTTGTAGCGATTGGTGACGAAGATCAAGGTGTCGGCGCCCGCATCCACGGCTTCGTCGACGGCGTACTGAATCAACGGCTTGTCCAGCACCGGCAACATTTCCTTGGCGACGACCTTGGTCGCCGGCAGGAAGCGCGTACCGAGTCCGGCTACGGGAAACACCACTTTACGCAAGGGCTTGCTCACTCACTGATCTCCGGGTTGGCACGACGGATCGATACGACGTTGTCCGGTTGGGCAGCTTCACTCCAACGAAACGAGGGCAGCAAACTGGAAACGCAGCGTCGAAGTTCTTCTTCATCAAAAGCAGTGACCGCTTCCGCGGCCTTGTTCAACAGGGACTGCAACAACTCCCAAGAAACTTCACGATGCTGCGCCAGAAAAATCTTGGTGTGAGTGGTCGCGCTGTAGTTTTCCAGCGGGTGAAACAATTCCTCGAACAGCTTCTCGCCGGAACGCAAACCGGTGTAGACGATCGGGATTTCGCTGTTCGGCTTCTTGCCGGCAAGACGGATCATCTGTTCGGCGAGGTCGCGAATCTTTACCGGCTCGCCCATGTCGAGCGCGAAAATTTCGCCGCCCTGCCCCAGACTCGCCGTTTGCAGGATCAGCTGGCACGCTTCGGGAATCGTCATGAAGTAACGGGAAACTTCCGGATGCGTAACCGTCACCGGGCCGCCCGCGCGGATTTGCCGCCGAAACAGCGGTACCACGGAACCAGCCGAATCCAGCACGTTGCCAAAGCGCACCGTCATGAAGCGTGTGTCGGTGTGCGCGTTGAGATTCTGACAGTAAATTTCAGCGACGCGCTTGCAGGCACCCATGACACTGGTCGGATTGACGGCCTTGTCCGTGGAAATAAGTACGAAACACTCGACGCCTACCGCACAGGCCGCATCCGCCACCACGCGCGTACCCACAGCGTTGTTGGCAAACCCTGCGCGAAGCTGGCCCTGCAACATCGGGACGTGCTTGTAGGCTGCGGCGTGAAACACTACTTGCGGCTGCAAATCGACAAAGGCCTTGCGCATCGCAGCCGGGTCGCAGCAGCTGGCAAGAATGCCGTCAAAGATCAGTTCTGGAAAATCGGCACGCAGCTCCTGTCCGATGCGATACAGGTTGTATTCGCTCTGGTCGACCACGGTGAGCGCTTGCGCACCCAGCCGGGCCACCTGGCGACAGAGTTCCGCACCGATTGAACCACCGCCGCCGGTAATCAGAACGCGCCGGCCGCTGAGGGTCTCGCGGATGGACGTCCAGTCGAGTTCTACCGCGTCACGGCCAAGTAGGTCCTCGATCGCGACTTCCTTGATCTCGTTGAACTGCGCGCGCCCGGCGACGACATCTTCGAGCCGCGGCACGGTTCGATACGGCAAGTCGGTGGCGTCGCAAAGTGCGACAACCCGACGCATTTCCGTGGTCGATGCGCCGGGCAAGGCAATCAACAACATGTCCACGGCCGTCTGTCGAGCCACGTCGGGCAGTTGGTTCAATTGGCCGAGAATCGGTTGCCCGTTGATATTGGCGCCACGCAGGCTGGGTTTGTCGTCGATGAACCCGACGACCCTGTAACGACTGTCCCGATGAAGGTCGCGCGAGAGCACCTCTCCGGCGCGATCCGCTCCGACGATAAGTACCCGTTTGACACTCTGGTTTTGCAACAGATCCCTGCGGCTGTCTTTCCAGTAGCGGTAGGCCAGTCGCGGCCCCCCCAGCAATACCGACAGCAGCACCGGATAGATCGCCAGTGTGGAGCGCGGTACACCATCGAGCCGGTCGTACAGGAACAACGCGACACCGATGCAGAACACGCCGACCACCGCTGCTCGGGCAATATTCCACAGGTCCGGCAGGCTGGCGAATCGCCATACACTTTTGTACAAGCCGGTCCAGCGAAAGATCAGCCCCTGAACCAGCAGCACGATCGGCAACTCAAGCAAACGAAAGTTGACCAGATCGTCCGGCACCAGCGCGTACCGAAACAGTTTGGCAAGCCACCACGCCAGCACCGCCATCACCAGATCATGCAAAACGACGGCGATGCGCGGATGAATAAAGGCGACAAATTTACGCAGCGACATGGCGCATCCTTGACAAGTCGCGCCGCAGACAACGACGCTTCAGCATCAGCCAGGCGACTGATGTCCCCGTATAGACTGCCATGGTAATCGGCAACGCCACGCGTAGATGACTCCAGGCCAACCAGGCCATTGGTGCGGCGACCAGCAGATTCCAGCCCAGATAGACCGCAGCGGTCCCTGCGTGCGTTCGACCTCGGCGAACCAGCCACTGATACAGGTGTTCGCGGTGGGCAGTGTACCAGCGCCGTCCGCGCCAGATGCGGGTAAGCAAGGTCAGGGTGGCATCCACGACGAATACTGAAGAAAGAATCATGGCCGGCCACAGGAGCGCCGGCTCGACCTGCCACAACAAGGCGGTAAACGCGAAAATCAGCAAGCCGACACTGCCGCTGCCCACGTCGCCCATGAAAATGCGGGCGGGTGAACGATTGAACCACCAGAATCCCGTCATCGACACGGCCATCACGGCTGCCGCCAACGCCAGCGCCGGTTGCGCAGCGGCATAGGCCAGCAGGGCCAGACCCGCACCGACAAACATGACTTGCTGGGCCAGCAGGCCATCGATTCCGTCCATGAAATTATGCAAATTGACACTCCAGACGCCACCGGGCAACAGCAAGAACAGCCACCACCACGAGGTGCCGGTTGCCAGCAGACTGGCACAGACCAGGCCAATCCCGACCAGTTGCGCAAGCAATCGAGGCAGTACCGGTAACGAGCGATGGTCATCCCACCAGCCGGCCACGGCGACCAGCAGGAATCCGCTGAGCAACCCCGCCGTCACGCTGGCGGGCCATGCGTTCGGCGGCTGGGACAGCACGCCAGGAAGACATATGAGCATGGCCACCACCACGCCGATGCCGCCGCCGCGCGGGGTCGCTATCTGATGCGATCGCCGCTGTCCGGGCAGATCGAGCATGCCGCGGCGACGGGCGTAGCCGATCGAACCACGCACAACCAGCACGGTGACAAGAAAACTCGACAGCAACCATCCCATGGTCATCAACATCGACAGGTCACTCGCTGGCAACACCATGAATCGGCCTGATCGTTGCCCAGCTCTTGCAGCTGGGGCATTGCCAGTGGTGCGCCTTGGCACCAAAGCCGCAACGGCTGCAACGGTACATGGCCTGCCCTTCAAGCAGCTTGCGGGTCAGGTCACGCAGGATCAGGAAGTTCTCGCGAGCTTCGCCCTCGACTTTGTCCATGGTGGCGTCAATCAAAGCCATCAAGCCACGCACCGATGGGCGCTGGCGCAGCTGGGTGGTGAGGAAATCGATGGCGGCGCGCTCGCCGTCACGCTGCTTGTAGAGGTGGGCCAGCGCAAGCACCGGCGACACGCCGTTGTAGCGCGCTACCATCTCGCGCAGGAACGCCTCGGCTCGTTCCATCTGCTGCGAGCGTGCATAGCTGTTGAGTAGCGGTGGAAGAATTTCCGGAGCGAAAGCGATGTCGGCGTTGATGGCTGCCTCGTAGGCAGTCACGGCGTCGCTGTGTTGCCCATCTTCCGAGAGCAGACGCCCGGTCAGCATGAATGCACGCACGCAAGCTGGCTGGCATGCAAAGGCTTGCTGCAAATAGTCACGAGCGTCTGCCCTGGCACCGTGCTGGCGTGAGCGATCGGCCAGCTCGCAGTAGAACTGCGCGATCATCGAGGTCTCTTCATCGCCGGTCATCACTTCGAGACGACGCGCGTGCTCGATAGCCTTGTGCCAGTCGCGTTCGTGTTGATAAATGGCGACCAGATGGCGCAGGGCCGACGGCGCGTGTGCATTCATCGCCACCAGGTCGCAGAACAATGCTTCGGCGCGGTCCAGCAGGCCGGCTCGCATATAGTCTTCGCCCAGCTCCAGCAATGCGACCGTCTTCATCGCGTCGGTGAGGCCGGGACGCGAGACCAGATGCTGGTGTAGTCGGATCGCACGATCAACCTCACCGCGGCGGCGGAACAGATTGCCCAGAGCGAGATGTGTCTCGACCGTATCGCGGTTGTATTCGGCCAGTTTGAGGAAAACCTCGATCGCCTTGTCCTGCTCCTCGTTCAGCAAATAATTCAGGCCGCGGAAATAATCCGATGAAAGTGCACTGACTTCGGCGCCGGAACGACGCGCACCAAACTGACGGGACGTCCACCAGCCCAGCGCAAAAGCAGCCGGAACCAGAGGAGCCAGCGCAAGCAGTGGGTTCATGGTTTAACTGCAGGCTTTTTGTCTGCGCGTGACAGCTTGCGCTGCAGACGGCGCCGCCCCGTGCTCACGCCCAGCCACGCGGTCACACCACCCAGCAACCAGCCGATCACCACGGCGACCAGCAAGGCAGCACCCTTAGGCAGTTGCAGCTGTGCAAAGCCGAGGTCGTAGGCAACCATGTCGGCGTTGAGCGCGCCCAGCACGATGCCGGCGGCGATGAAAAGCACGAGAAGGATGATGGCAGGCAGTCGCATCAC
Coding sequences within:
- the lapB gene encoding lipopolysaccharide assembly protein LapB, with product MNPLLALAPLVPAAFALGWWTSRQFGARRSGAEVSALSSDYFRGLNYLLNEEQDKAIEVFLKLAEYNRDTVETHLALGNLFRRRGEVDRAIRLHQHLVSRPGLTDAMKTVALLELGEDYMRAGLLDRAEALFCDLVAMNAHAPSALRHLVAIYQHERDWHKAIEHARRLEVMTGDEETSMIAQFYCELADRSRQHGARADARDYLQQAFACQPACVRAFMLTGRLLSEDGQHSDAVTAYEAAINADIAFAPEILPPLLNSYARSQQMERAEAFLREMVARYNGVSPVLALAHLYKQRDGERAAIDFLTTQLRQRPSVRGLMALIDATMDKVEGEARENFLILRDLTRKLLEGQAMYRCSRCGFGAKAHHWQCPSCKSWATIRPIHGVASE
- a CDS encoding LapA family protein produces the protein MRLPAIILLVLFIAAGIVLGALNADMVAYDLGFAQLQLPKGAALLVAVVIGWLLGGVTAWLGVSTGRRRLQRKLSRADKKPAVKP
- the galU gene encoding UTP--glucose-1-phosphate uridylyltransferase GalU, with translation MSKPLRKVVFPVAGLGTRFLPATKVVAKEMLPVLDKPLIQYAVDEAVDAGADTLIFVTNRYKHAIADYFDKAYELESKLQEKGKAELLALVQGTLPRHVRAIFVTQPEALGLGHAVLCAKPVVGDEPFGVVLPDDLIWNGSGKGALRQMAELADEQQAGVIAVEEVPHNDTDKYGIVDATPIDARSALIHSMVEKPKPADAPSNLAVVGRYVLPGRIFQLLEQTTPGAGGEIQLTDAIDALLKEQGKVLAHRFEGIRFDCGNKAGLVRATMHMAMQDPKLAPTVRAFLDQL
- a CDS encoding nucleoside-diphosphate sugar epimerase/dehydratase — its product is MSLRKFVAFIHPRIAVVLHDLVMAVLAWWLAKLFRYALVPDDLVNFRLLELPIVLLVQGLIFRWTGLYKSVWRFASLPDLWNIARAAVVGVFCIGVALFLYDRLDGVPRSTLAIYPVLLSVLLGGPRLAYRYWKDSRRDLLQNQSVKRVLIVGADRAGEVLSRDLHRDSRYRVVGFIDDKPSLRGANINGQPILGQLNQLPDVARQTAVDMLLIALPGASTTEMRRVVALCDATDLPYRTVPRLEDVVAGRAQFNEIKEVAIEDLLGRDAVELDWTSIRETLSGRRVLITGGGGSIGAELCRQVARLGAQALTVVDQSEYNLYRIGQELRADFPELIFDGILASCCDPAAMRKAFVDLQPQVVFHAAAYKHVPMLQGQLRAGFANNAVGTRVVADAACAVGVECFVLISTDKAVNPTSVMGACKRVAEIYCQNLNAHTDTRFMTVRFGNVLDSAGSVVPLFRRQIRAGGPVTVTHPEVSRYFMTIPEACQLILQTASLGQGGEIFALDMGEPVKIRDLAEQMIRLAGKKPNSEIPIVYTGLRSGEKLFEELFHPLENYSATTHTKIFLAQHREVSWELLQSLLNKAAEAVTAFDEEELRRCVSSLLPSFRWSEAAQPDNVVSIRRANPEISE
- a CDS encoding glycosyltransferase family 4 protein, with the translated sequence MLMTMGWLLSSFLVTVLVVRGSIGYARRRGMLDLPGQRRSHQIATPRGGGIGVVVAMLICLPGVLSQPPNAWPASVTAGLLSGFLLVAVAGWWDDHRSLPVLPRLLAQLVGIGLVCASLLATGTSWWWLFLLLPGGVWSVNLHNFMDGIDGLLAQQVMFVGAGLALLAYAAAQPALALAAAVMAVSMTGFWWFNRSPARIFMGDVGSGSVGLLIFAFTALLWQVEPALLWPAMILSSVFVVDATLTLLTRIWRGRRWYTAHREHLYQWLVRRGRTHAGTAAVYLGWNLLVAAPMAWLAWSHLRVALPITMAVYTGTSVAWLMLKRRCLRRDLSRMRHVAA